In Hallerella succinigenes, the following are encoded in one genomic region:
- a CDS encoding helix-turn-helix domain-containing protein: protein MDSLTDFPVRLKNARLMKGWSMDELCSHMVPPVTKMTISRFEKGELKPSPTHLNALADALDLPCGYFLRPLKFQMETVRFRKKERVSGKMEKRIEQVASDLIERYIEVEEICGARCEEKFRRYDVANFEDARNAARSLRIEWNLKDGCIGNVIELLEKHGVIVIELDAIPDFDGLSAWINETYPVIVLAKNDYPERKRLTSFHELGHLLLNTDTSAMTQKEIENICNSFASEMLLPESTLRKNLDSGKKDYTFYDIRPIQKEFGISFDAIMHKLKECGIISEKRYAGYRIHKNQKPSYKAFVEQSCWHEEHSDRLFRLIGAALEKGLITISKAASLLGKNIDFVAREFAF from the coding sequence AAAGGCTGGTCTATGGACGAACTCTGTTCGCACATGGTACCACCTGTCACTAAAATGACGATTTCCAGATTCGAAAAGGGCGAACTCAAGCCAAGTCCTACGCATTTGAATGCTTTGGCAGATGCGTTGGATTTGCCTTGCGGCTATTTTCTTCGACCCTTGAAATTTCAGATGGAGACGGTTCGTTTCCGAAAGAAGGAACGTGTTTCTGGGAAAATGGAAAAAAGGATTGAACAAGTTGCGTCCGATTTAATAGAACGTTATATCGAGGTGGAAGAAATTTGCGGGGCACGCTGTGAGGAAAAATTTAGAAGATATGATGTCGCAAACTTTGAGGATGCGAGAAATGCTGCCCGAAGCCTTAGAATAGAATGGAATTTGAAGGACGGATGCATTGGCAATGTCATTGAACTATTGGAAAAACATGGTGTTATAGTCATTGAGTTGGACGCAATCCCTGATTTTGATGGCTTGAGTGCCTGGATTAATGAAACATATCCGGTAATAGTGCTTGCAAAAAATGATTATCCAGAAAGAAAACGGCTTACGTCATTCCATGAATTAGGACATCTTTTGCTGAATACCGATACCTCCGCTATGACGCAAAAGGAAATTGAAAATATATGCAATAGTTTTGCAAGTGAAATGCTTCTTCCTGAATCAACCCTAAGAAAAAATCTTGACTCAGGCAAGAAGGATTATACCTTTTATGACATTCGTCCGATTCAAAAGGAATTTGGGATCTCTTTTGACGCGATAATGCATAAGCTGAAGGAATGCGGAATCATAAGTGAAAAACGTTATGCCGGCTATCGAATCCATAAAAATCAAAAGCCTAGTTATAAAGCGTTTGTCGAACAATCATGTTGGCACGAAGAACATTCCGATCGGCTTTTCCGGCTTATTGGTGCAGCTTTGGAAAAAGGGCTGATAACTATTTCTAAGGCGGCTTCTCTACTTGGAAAAAACATCGACTTTGTTGCAAGGGAATTTGCATTCTAA